The Girardinichthys multiradiatus isolate DD_20200921_A chromosome 23, DD_fGirMul_XY1, whole genome shotgun sequence DNA segment ATAACTTGATTTTAGCTCAAGTTATGTCCTTTGATCATCGATGATGGtattatctgcctgtgttaatggaAACAAATCAAAGTACTGTGGTTCCAACTGTaattctcactagtgaccacAAGATGGCAGTAAACGCCTGTCTGTAATGGAGAAAATCCTGTTGCAACTGCAATTCACTCAATGGCCACCAGACAGTGGTGTTGCTTTCTCCCTGACTGGGAGTGTTAGTTACAGCTGTAGTTACACCAACGGACACCAGAGGCAGATGGGATGCCAAAATGTCTGACCCCGACATccaaaactgcaaaataatGTACATTGCTGCAAAAAAAATGCCGAGCTCGACcgtcctccaccccacctccaccatcttccttccaaTCTCCTCCCAGTCTCCTCACCTCCTCTGGCCTTCACCCCACCACCAGTCAGATCccagggggggaagacatctctaatcctaaACCTAAAATGTCCTTTTAAGCTCATGATATTCTCAGcgttcatgtcttcctccggggtcctaTTGCCAAAGAAGTAATCATTTgccaataaacttctctaatcacCATCTTTGTGTCTCTTATTGTgggtcttttcaggttgaactGGATAGGAGAGTGAAAACAAAGCAACCGACAAGTGCCACACATTAATGGGAACTTTTGCAACATATTTTGAAAGATCTTTTGGAAGAATATTTGATTTCTGTTATAGCAAAAATGCCATGAGATTGATCACCTATCTgccaaaggtggctactttgaatgAGATGTTTAGAACACCTGTTGGTCTATAAATTGATTACATGATTTCTCAAACTCAAATTACTTATTTGTTTGATGCTTTCATTTTCAGAGTATaatgagaaaataaactgaataatttgaaatagaaaaactggaaaatttgaggtgttctaaaacttttgtgtATCTGACCTGAATCTTGAAAGATACGACAGAAGAGTAGAATCATAAGAAAACTCAAAATGAACAAGAATCTAGAAAATGTTATGATTTATTTAACACATACAGATAAGCAGATACTAGCAGTTTCACATGGGCAACTTgctttattattatcattagaaTTTAGTTAAATGACACAATaccttgtacaggtccttctcaaaatattagcatattgtgataaagttcattattttccataatgtcatgatgaaaatttaacattcatatattttagattcattgcacactgactgaaatatttcaggtcttttattgtcttaatacggatgattttggcatacagctcatgaaaacccaaaattcctatctcacaaaattagcatatcattaaaagggtctctaaacgagctatgaacctaatcatctgaatcaacgagttaactctaaacacctgcaaaagattcctgaggcctttaaaactcccagcctggttcatcactcaaaaccccaatcataggtaagactgccgacctgactgctgtccagaaggccactattgacaccctcaagcaagagggtaagacacagaaagaaatttctgaacgaataggctgttcccagagtgctgtatcaaggcacctcagtgggaagtctgtgggaaggaaaaagtgtggcagaaaacgctgcacaacgagaagaggtgaccggatcctgaggaagattgtggagaagggccgattccagaccttgggggacctgcggaagcagtggactgagtctggagtagaaacatccagagccaccgtgcacaggcgtgtgcaggaaatgggctacaggtgccgcattccccagtcctgggctacagagaagcagcactggactgttgctcagtggtccaaagtacttttttcggatgaaagcaaattctgcatgtcattcggaaatcaaggtgccagagtctggaggaagactggggagaaggaaatgccaaaatgccagaagtccagtgtcaagtacccacagtcagtgatggtctggggtgccgtgtcagctgctggtgttggtccactgtgttttatcaagggcagggtcaatgcagctagctatcaggagattttggagcacttcatgcttctatctgctgaaaagttttatagagatgaagatttcatttttcagcacgacctggcacctgctcacagtgccaaaaccactggtaaatggtttactgaccatggtatcactgtgctcaattggcctgccaactctcctgacctgaaccccatagagaatctgtgggatattgtgaagagaacgttgagagactcaagacccaacactctggatgagctaaaggccgctatcgaagcatcctgggcctccataagacctcagcagtgccacaggctgattgcctccatgccacgccgcattgaagcagtcatttctgcaaaaggattcccgaccaagtattgagtgaataactgtacatgattatttgaaggttgacgttttttgtattaaaaacacttttcttttattggtcggatgaaatatgctaattttgtgagataggaattttgggttttcatgagctgtatgccacaatcatccatattaagacaataaaagacctgaaatatttcagttagtgtgcaatgaatctaaaatatatgaatgttaaattttcatcatgacattatggaaaataatgaactttatcacaatatgctaatattttgagaaggacctgtatattgtatcAGTGATGGACATAGCACAGTAGCGAGGATCAATATTTATTGTGCCAGGAAACTCATTCTTCTGTTTTCACATcaatttttgtgtgtgtttagaaGATAGTCTTTTTAATTGTAagaaaatttttgttttatgttccaGGTTTGGCAGCTCACTGTGACGGCAGAAATTATGGAGCTCGGTGTGATGTAACTGTGGGAGAAACTGTGTTTCTACAGCTGGTTGCGAATCTTTCAGAAATACCTAGATTTGAACTGAAAAAGGAACAATCAATAATACTAATATGGAGGATAAATAATATAGTGACTAATACAATACAAGACAGATCTGTCTTTATTCCCAATAATGCAACATTTATAATCAACAACCTGATCCAGAGTGACAGTGGTGAATATAAACTCGAAATCTTTGGTTTAGATGGAAAGTCCACAGAAAATTGGACTCTTCATTTGAATGTTGAAGGTAAATGatttacaagaaaataaaattcaacaGATTGAGCTAATTCACATTATGTTGAtaatatatttaattgttttaaactaTAAAATTATGCTTTTCATGATTCAGGTTAGAACAgtaggttttcattttttaggtACATGGCACCATTCATACACAAAGCAATGCACAGCACTTCATAAAGAAACTTAAgtacatgaaagaaaaatgtacattaaaaaataataaatgcattCAAAATATAGGCATTGTATAAAATAAGCAATAAACTGCAGATTTTAACCAGATACAAAGCTAAGAACTGGTAAAAGATATTAGCTTGTCTAAAAAGCGTAGTAAACAATGTTTTAGTTCAAAGTAGAGATCAGTTTCTGCACATGTCAGGTTTTGATTGGTTTCCGAGCTCAGCAGCATAGAAAGTAAATGCTGTCTCCTCATGTTTATTTCCGGTTCTGTGAACAGGTCTTTGATGTCATACCTGCTTTCTAAAGTAATATATAATTGTCATATTCATCAGCAACAATTCTAACAAATTATCACCTAATTCTTTGGTCACACTTTAACAACCAGCTCATCTTTTATCAACATCACTCACAGCCTAAACTAAGCAACATAGGTTGCTATCTGATTAGACCTTACAGCCAAATTGGGGctcagagcaacacaaagtcttgaaacattaaaaactcAAAGCTCAGTCTGCTGAAACAATTTCACATTTGTGgtgttttcttcctttctttctatGCTATCTTGATTTCTTgtgcctttatttttgaaacagGCAATTCCTTGGTGAGGATTGGAGTTATCGCTGCagtgttttgtgttgtttctgtttGCTTAATCACTTCAACTGTCATCTATACACTGcagaaaaaacaattaaagaaaGGTACAAATCAAACCTCAAAGTGTGATCCATTTTGTTCTACTGGTACATGAGAAAGTACAGTAGACGTAAGCATGTTTTTGTATGTTGACCAATGTTAAGTGATCACTTCTTGCTTATTTGCAGAGGATGGAGATCCGGATGATTTAACCTACGCTGTTGTCACAACAGTGCCGCAGCCAGATAGGAGGCTGGTGAAGGAAAAAGTGGAAGAAGAGGTGGAGTACGGCCAGATCAAGTCTGCAGGCTGATTTCAGCTGTTTAAAACCTACATGAGAACTGAATTAGTTCAAAGACTGTAGAATTTCCTGAGGACAGATAGAAGAAGGTGATGGAAGATGCCTTAATaacgttttttattttccaataaagttaattatttttttgtccCTAAGGACATGCCTGACATGTTTCAATGGAAAACGTCCATCTTCATCAGAGGTGTCACTAGATGGTACGTGTCCCATAGCCCACACAACTATGATAGGGGACGAGGGGGCCTTCCAGTTTTCCCTTAACTGGAATACCATCCTCCAGCAGTGAGCCAGACGCAGGGGGGGAATTGTGTCATTATATTAACAGGCTGACACCGCCTCAGGGAACAACAGCTGATTTTGACATGTCATATACCATCTAGTGATACCGCTGATGAAGACGGAGGTTTTCCATTGAAACGTCTCAGGCATATCCTTGGGGACAAAAAATGTGTCTAATAACAAAATAAGCTAGAGactgctttttttgtttattcgGATTTTCATATTAGAAACATTCAAACCATCAAAGCTAAAAAAGTCTGCTCTTGCTATAAATGTATTTGATCATCATAAAGCTTTATTTGTTGATTGTCACCCAAAATATTACCTGACCTTCAAATAAATCCTGGGAAACAAGACAAGTTCATTGTAGTTTTGCCAGTTTGGGAAACTGCATGTTGGCTAATTCTTGTAGCACAAAACATGacctgaaattatttttggactACCAAAAAGAGGAAAATAGAGGCAGATTTTGTTTCTCTGTGGTTTAGTTCTTGGAGTCAAACAATATTAA contains these protein-coding regions:
- the LOC124860714 gene encoding uncharacterized protein LOC124860714 gives rise to the protein MAAAVGLLLLLLGVSQGLAAHCDGRNYGARCDVTVGETVFLQLVANLSEIPRFELKKEQSIILIWRINNIVTNTIQDRSVFIPNNATFIINNLIQSDSGEYKLEIFGLDGKSTENWTLHLNVEGNSLVRIGVIAAVFCVVSVCLITSTVIYTLQKKQLKKEDGDPDDLTYAVVTTVPQPDRRLVKEKVEEEVEYGQIKSAG